A genomic region of Clavibacter michiganensis subsp. insidiosus contains the following coding sequences:
- a CDS encoding NAD-dependent epimerase/dehydratase family protein yields MSAGILLVTGGAGFIGGAIVQAALEEGRRVRVLDSLRADVHGGDPEIDPRVELVRGDVTDPDAVAGALFGVDVVCHQAAKVGLGVDFLDAPDYVLTNDGGTAILLAAMTRAGIDRLVLASSMVVYGEGAYQGADGPVRPPARRVADLDAGMFDPVDPMTGEPLVPTLIGEDVPLDPRNVYATTKLAQENLASSWTRATGGRAAALRYHNVYGPGMPQNTPYAGVASLFRSALARGEAPRVFEDGRQRRDFVHVRDVAGANLAALAWTGDREAGSFRAFNVGSGTVHTIGEMAEALAREAGGSVPVTTGEYRLGDVRHITASSERLRTELGWEPRMTFEEGMREFATAPLRSAVVGGAGAR; encoded by the coding sequence GTGAGCGCCGGGATCCTCCTCGTCACGGGAGGCGCCGGGTTCATCGGCGGCGCGATCGTGCAGGCCGCGCTCGAGGAGGGCCGCCGCGTGCGCGTGCTCGACTCGCTGCGCGCCGACGTGCACGGCGGCGACCCGGAGATCGACCCGCGCGTGGAGCTCGTGCGCGGCGACGTCACGGATCCCGACGCCGTCGCCGGCGCGCTCTTCGGCGTGGACGTCGTCTGCCACCAGGCCGCGAAGGTCGGCCTGGGCGTCGACTTCCTCGACGCCCCCGACTACGTGCTGACCAACGACGGCGGCACCGCGATCCTGCTCGCCGCGATGACCCGCGCGGGCATCGACCGGCTCGTGCTCGCGAGCTCGATGGTCGTCTACGGCGAGGGCGCCTACCAGGGCGCCGACGGCCCGGTGCGCCCGCCCGCGCGCCGCGTCGCCGACCTCGACGCCGGGATGTTCGACCCGGTGGATCCCATGACGGGCGAGCCGCTCGTCCCCACGCTCATCGGCGAGGACGTGCCGCTGGATCCGCGCAACGTCTACGCGACCACCAAGCTCGCGCAGGAGAACCTCGCGAGCTCGTGGACCCGCGCCACCGGCGGCCGCGCTGCCGCCCTCCGCTACCACAACGTCTACGGGCCCGGCATGCCGCAGAACACGCCGTACGCGGGCGTCGCGTCGCTCTTCCGCTCCGCCCTCGCGCGCGGCGAGGCGCCGCGCGTCTTCGAGGACGGCCGGCAGCGCCGCGACTTCGTGCACGTGCGCGACGTCGCCGGCGCGAACCTCGCCGCGCTCGCCTGGACCGGCGACCGCGAGGCCGGGTCCTTCCGCGCCTTCAACGTCGGCAGCGGCACGGTGCACACCATCGGCGAGATGGCGGAGGCGCTCGCGCGGGAGGCCGGCGGATCCGTGCCCGTCACGACCGGCGAGTACCGGCTCGGCGACGTGCGGCACATCACGGCGTCATCCGAGCGGCTGCGCACCGAGCTCGGCTGGGAGCCGCGGATGACCTTCGAGGAGGGCATGCGCGAGTTCGCGACGGCGCCGCTGCGCAGCGCGGTGGTCGGAGGCGCGGGCGCCCGGTAG
- a CDS encoding MTAP family purine nucleoside phosphorylase: MTDTPAAATAASALRADIGVIGGSGLYTLLDPATSTSHRIETPFGPTSSEVTVGELAGRRVAFLTRHGADHSVAPHLIDYRANIWALASLGVAAVVSSSAVGGVSPDYPPGSLVLTDQLLDRTWGRPDTFFDAGVVQHLSAADPFDPDLHALAATALVELEGGDRADPAGPLRTSGTVVVIQGPRFSTRAESLWFRQAGAHIVNMTQYPEVVLASELNIGTVNLSFVTDADAGLAPLPGEQGDAVTADLVFTRLKEAQPRIVRAIEAVVRAVPDDYRGRPLIDPDAVASVVARPVTGTTITTGTTGARS, from the coding sequence GTGACCGACACCCCCGCCGCGGCGACCGCCGCATCCGCCCTGCGCGCCGACATCGGCGTCATCGGCGGATCCGGCCTGTACACCCTGCTCGACCCCGCGACGAGCACGTCGCACCGCATCGAGACGCCGTTCGGCCCCACGTCCAGCGAGGTGACGGTCGGCGAGCTGGCCGGGCGCCGCGTCGCGTTCCTCACCCGGCACGGCGCGGACCACTCGGTCGCCCCGCACCTCATCGACTACCGGGCGAACATCTGGGCGCTGGCGTCGCTCGGCGTCGCCGCCGTCGTGTCGTCGTCCGCGGTGGGCGGCGTCTCGCCGGACTACCCGCCGGGGTCGCTCGTGCTCACCGACCAGCTCCTCGACCGCACCTGGGGCCGCCCCGACACCTTCTTCGACGCCGGCGTCGTGCAGCACCTCTCGGCGGCGGATCCCTTCGACCCCGACCTGCACGCGCTCGCGGCCACCGCGCTGGTCGAGCTCGAGGGCGGCGACCGGGCCGATCCCGCCGGGCCGCTGCGCACCTCGGGCACCGTCGTCGTGATCCAGGGCCCGCGCTTCTCCACCCGCGCCGAGTCGCTGTGGTTCCGCCAGGCGGGCGCGCACATCGTCAACATGACGCAGTACCCGGAGGTGGTGCTCGCGTCCGAGCTGAACATCGGCACGGTCAACCTGTCGTTCGTCACCGACGCCGACGCGGGCCTGGCGCCGCTCCCCGGCGAGCAGGGCGACGCCGTCACCGCCGACCTGGTGTTCACGCGCCTGAAGGAGGCGCAGCCGCGCATCGTGCGGGCGATCGAGGCGGTCGTCCGGGCCGTCCCCGACGACTACCGCGGGCGCCCGCTCATCGACCCGGACGCGGTCGCGTCCGTGGTCGCGCGGCCCGTCACCGGCACGACCATCACGACCGGCACGACGGGCGCGCGCTCGTGA
- a CDS encoding isocitrate lyase/PEP mutase family protein, translating into MTIAARGQTLVDLHTAPELLRVVNVWDAITAAAIGSLPETKALATASHSISATFGYEDGERIPLDPHLDMIGRIVAAVEQPVSADLESGYGDAGETVRRAIGVGVVGANLEDGMRPLDESIRAVEAAVAAAQAEGVPFALNARTDAYVRGGDRDRSDVLADAVERTRAYMAAGATSVFVPGPLTEDEVRTLVDAVGPQRLTVIGVPGSLSPARFEELGVGRISYGPWTQRVALTALQDTAKDLYAGGALPEGTRPLN; encoded by the coding sequence ATGACCATCGCCGCCCGCGGGCAGACCCTCGTCGACCTCCACACCGCACCCGAGCTCCTGAGGGTGGTGAACGTGTGGGACGCCATCACGGCCGCCGCCATCGGCTCGCTCCCCGAGACGAAGGCGCTCGCCACCGCGAGCCACTCCATCTCCGCCACCTTCGGCTACGAGGACGGCGAGAGGATCCCGCTCGACCCCCACCTCGACATGATCGGCCGCATCGTCGCCGCCGTCGAGCAGCCCGTCTCCGCCGACCTCGAGTCCGGCTACGGGGACGCGGGCGAGACCGTGCGCCGCGCCATCGGCGTGGGCGTCGTCGGCGCGAACCTGGAGGACGGCATGCGCCCCCTCGACGAGTCGATCCGCGCGGTCGAGGCGGCCGTCGCCGCCGCGCAGGCCGAGGGCGTGCCGTTCGCGCTCAACGCCCGCACCGACGCCTACGTGCGGGGCGGCGACCGCGACCGGTCCGACGTCCTCGCCGACGCCGTCGAGCGCACGCGCGCCTACATGGCCGCCGGCGCCACGAGCGTCTTCGTGCCCGGCCCGCTCACGGAGGACGAGGTGCGCACCCTCGTCGACGCCGTCGGCCCGCAGCGCCTCACCGTCATCGGCGTCCCCGGATCCCTCTCCCCCGCGCGCTTCGAGGAGCTCGGCGTCGGCCGCATCTCCTACGGCCCGTGGACCCAGCGCGTCGCGCTGACCGCGCTGCAGGACACGGCCAAGGACCTCTACGCGGGCGGCGCGCTGCCCGAGGGGACGCGTCCGCTCAACTGA
- a CDS encoding molybdopterin molybdotransferase MoeA — protein sequence MTPDRPAGRRRRTVDEHRAAVSALLAPLAELPAEELPVSAEALTADPHRYADRVLAHDVTNPLDLPPFRNSQMDGYAVRAADLATASDARPAALRIAPRIPAGVAPEPLAPGTAAPCMTGAPVPPGADAIVPIEAAIPDRFVDETATDATVSFAVPVDPGAFVRAQGSDLAAGAVLVAAGTRLLPAHWGVLASAGVASIAVRRRPVVLLLSTGLELRGPGEQLALGQIHDANSVALAAALTAAGADVRPLRVASDDADRVRDALRDAAAWIDLLLTTGGVSAGAYEVVRDVLEGGGLEFVSVAVQPGGPQGLGTAEVGGARIPVVAFPGNPVSALVSFELFLRPVLRALAGHSRPGRPSHELPLAAALDSPAGKHQVRRGRLDADGRVVAVGGPGSHLLHAYATATHLVHIPAGLDRLEAGDPVTVWSIDD from the coding sequence ATGACCCCCGACCGCCCCGCTGGCCGCCGACGACGCACGGTCGACGAGCACCGCGCGGCCGTGTCCGCGCTCCTCGCCCCGCTCGCCGAGCTGCCCGCGGAGGAGCTGCCCGTCTCCGCCGAGGCGCTGACGGCGGATCCGCACCGGTACGCCGACCGCGTCCTCGCTCACGACGTCACGAACCCCCTCGACCTGCCGCCGTTCCGCAACTCGCAGATGGACGGCTACGCGGTGCGCGCGGCCGACCTCGCAACTGCGAGCGACGCGCGCCCCGCCGCCCTCCGCATCGCGCCGCGCATCCCCGCGGGCGTCGCCCCGGAGCCCCTCGCGCCCGGGACCGCGGCCCCCTGCATGACCGGCGCGCCCGTCCCGCCCGGCGCCGACGCGATCGTCCCCATCGAGGCCGCGATCCCCGACCGCTTCGTCGACGAGACCGCGACCGACGCGACCGTCTCCTTCGCCGTCCCCGTGGATCCGGGCGCCTTCGTCCGCGCGCAGGGCAGCGACCTCGCCGCGGGCGCCGTGCTCGTCGCCGCGGGCACGCGCCTCCTGCCGGCCCACTGGGGCGTCCTCGCGTCGGCCGGCGTCGCGAGCATCGCCGTGCGCCGCCGACCGGTCGTCCTCCTCCTCTCCACCGGCCTCGAGCTGCGCGGGCCCGGCGAGCAGCTCGCGCTCGGCCAGATCCACGACGCCAACTCGGTCGCGCTCGCCGCGGCTCTCACGGCCGCCGGAGCCGACGTCCGGCCGCTGCGTGTCGCCTCCGACGACGCCGACCGCGTGCGCGACGCCCTGCGCGACGCGGCTGCCTGGATCGACCTCCTCCTCACGACGGGCGGCGTCAGCGCCGGCGCCTACGAGGTCGTGCGCGATGTCCTGGAGGGCGGCGGCCTGGAGTTCGTCTCGGTCGCGGTGCAGCCGGGCGGGCCGCAGGGGCTCGGCACGGCGGAGGTCGGCGGCGCGCGGATCCCCGTGGTCGCCTTCCCCGGCAACCCCGTGAGCGCGCTCGTCTCGTTCGAGCTCTTCCTGCGTCCGGTGCTCCGCGCCCTCGCCGGGCACTCGCGTCCCGGCCGCCCGTCGCACGAGCTGCCGCTCGCCGCCGCGCTCGACTCGCCCGCCGGCAAGCACCAGGTGCGGCGCGGGCGCCTCGACGCCGACGGGCGCGTCGTCGCGGTCGGCGGACCCGGATCCCACCTCCTGCACGCGTACGCGACAGCCACCCACCTCGTCCACATCCCCGCAGGTCTCGACCGGCTCGAGGCCGGCGACCCCGTCACCGTCTGGAGCATCGATGACTGA
- the moaC gene encoding cyclic pyranopterin monophosphate synthase MoaC: protein MTDPATSAAAPSLTHLRQDGSAHMVDVTDKATTKRRVVAQAVLVTRPDVVASVISGDLPKGEAVGTARIAGIMAAKRTSDLIPLCHPLPIGRIEIDIAGADDRLTVVASVSTTGVTGVEMEALTAASVAALTLYDMVKAVDARAVITDVLVREKQGGKSGDWERA from the coding sequence ATGACTGATCCCGCCACGAGCGCCGCCGCGCCGTCCCTCACCCACCTGCGGCAGGACGGATCCGCGCACATGGTCGACGTCACCGACAAGGCCACGACGAAGCGCCGCGTCGTCGCGCAGGCCGTGCTCGTGACCCGGCCCGACGTGGTCGCGTCCGTCATCTCGGGCGACCTCCCCAAGGGCGAGGCCGTCGGCACGGCGCGCATCGCGGGGATCATGGCGGCGAAGCGGACGTCCGACCTCATCCCGCTGTGCCACCCGCTGCCGATCGGCCGCATCGAGATCGACATCGCGGGCGCCGACGACCGGCTCACCGTGGTCGCGTCCGTGAGCACGACGGGCGTCACGGGCGTCGAGATGGAGGCGCTCACCGCGGCCTCGGTCGCCGCGCTCACGCTCTACGACATGGTCAAGGCGGTGGACGCGCGGGCCGTGATCACCGACGTGCTCGTGCGCGAGAAGCAGGGCGGCAAGTCCGGCGACTGGGAGCGGGCATGA
- a CDS encoding molybdenum cofactor synthesis domain-containing protein, which translates to MTAEDPRGRAVVIVASTRAAAGQYEDRTGPVIRAWLAERGFEVGAPVVRADGPGVAAALAEAVAGGARVILTTGGTGITPTDRTPEATAPLLDLEIPGIIEEARRVGVAHTPTAVLTRGHAGLAGGAFVMNLPGSPGGVRDGLGLLDGILDHVLEQARGAMHPATDPAADTARPDAAADAGARA; encoded by the coding sequence ATGACCGCCGAAGATCCGCGCGGCCGGGCGGTCGTGATCGTCGCCTCCACGCGCGCCGCCGCGGGGCAGTACGAGGACCGCACGGGTCCCGTCATCCGGGCCTGGCTCGCCGAGCGCGGGTTCGAGGTGGGCGCGCCGGTCGTGCGCGCCGACGGTCCCGGGGTCGCGGCCGCGCTCGCCGAGGCCGTCGCGGGCGGCGCGCGCGTGATCCTCACCACGGGCGGCACGGGCATCACCCCCACCGACCGCACGCCCGAGGCGACGGCGCCGCTGCTCGACCTCGAGATCCCCGGGATCATCGAGGAGGCCCGCCGCGTCGGCGTCGCGCACACGCCCACCGCGGTGCTCACGCGCGGGCACGCCGGGCTCGCGGGCGGCGCGTTCGTCATGAACCTGCCGGGCTCGCCGGGCGGCGTGCGCGACGGGCTCGGCCTCCTCGACGGGATCCTCGACCACGTGCTCGAGCAGGCCCGCGGCGCCATGCACCCCGCGACCGACCCGGCGGCCGACACGGCCCGCCCGGACGCTGCGGCCGATGCCGGGGCCCGCGCGTGA
- a CDS encoding molybdenum cofactor biosynthesis protein MoaE, translated as MTADRVLFARIAGGSIRVEDCADAVRADDAGAVVTFEGVVRDHDDGRGVLWLDYSAHPAARQAIRQVALDVSARYPEVRIAVEHRIGRLGIGDVALTCAVSSAHRADAFAACGLLVDEVKQRVPIWKQQAFDDGTSEWVASLG; from the coding sequence GTGACCGCCGACCGCGTGCTCTTCGCGCGCATCGCGGGCGGCTCCATCCGCGTCGAGGACTGCGCCGACGCCGTGCGCGCCGACGACGCGGGCGCGGTCGTCACCTTCGAGGGCGTCGTGCGCGACCACGACGACGGCCGCGGCGTCCTCTGGCTCGACTACTCCGCGCATCCGGCCGCCCGCCAGGCGATCCGGCAGGTCGCGCTCGACGTCTCCGCGCGCTACCCCGAGGTGCGGATCGCCGTCGAGCACCGCATCGGCCGGCTCGGCATCGGCGATGTCGCGCTCACCTGCGCGGTCTCCTCCGCGCACCGCGCCGACGCGTTCGCCGCGTGCGGCCTGCTGGTGGACGAGGTCAAGCAGCGCGTCCCCATCTGGAAGCAGCAGGCCTTCGACGACGGCACGAGCGAGTGGGTGGCGTCGCTCGGGTAG
- a CDS encoding molybdenum cofactor biosynthesis protein MoaE, translated as MGDVALTCAVSSAHRADAFAACGLLVDEVKQRVPVWKQQAFDDGTSEWVASLG; from the coding sequence ATCGGCGACGTCGCGCTCACCTGCGCGGTCTCCTCCGCGCATCGCGCCGACGCGTTCGCCGCGTGCGGCCTGCTCGTGGACGAGGTCAAGCAGCGCGTCCCCGTCTGGAAGCAGCAGGCCTTCGACGACGGCACGAGCGAATGGGTGGCGTCGCTCGGCTGA
- a CDS encoding glycosyltransferase family 2 protein — translation MPASLSTTLIVMPAYNEEEAVGQVVREVLDTLPGIACLVVSDGSKDRTVEVAQAAGARVLELPFNLGVGGAMRAGFRYAQRHGFDNVIQIDSDGQHNPESVPQLLEALQRKDVVIGARFAGEGDYEVSGPRKWAMRFLSFTLSRIARTALTDTTSGYRGSGPRAVALFAENYPAEYLGDTVESLVIAARHGLSIEQVPVSMRPRAGGVASHNPAKAAIYLARAGMALVIALICPISRPVKAVTA, via the coding sequence ATGCCCGCCAGCCTGAGCACGACCCTCATCGTCATGCCCGCGTACAACGAGGAGGAGGCGGTGGGCCAGGTGGTGCGGGAGGTCCTCGACACGCTCCCCGGCATCGCCTGCCTGGTGGTCAGCGACGGATCCAAGGACCGCACGGTCGAGGTCGCGCAGGCCGCGGGCGCGCGGGTCCTCGAGCTCCCGTTCAACCTCGGCGTCGGCGGCGCGATGCGCGCGGGGTTCCGCTACGCGCAGCGCCACGGCTTCGACAACGTCATCCAGATCGACTCGGACGGCCAGCACAACCCCGAGAGCGTCCCGCAGCTGCTCGAGGCCCTCCAGCGCAAGGACGTCGTCATCGGCGCGCGCTTCGCGGGCGAGGGCGACTACGAGGTATCGGGCCCGCGCAAGTGGGCGATGAGGTTCCTGAGCTTCACGCTCAGCCGCATCGCGCGCACGGCCCTCACCGACACGACCTCCGGCTACCGCGGATCCGGCCCCCGCGCCGTCGCGCTCTTCGCCGAGAACTACCCGGCCGAGTACCTCGGCGACACGGTCGAGTCGCTGGTCATCGCGGCCCGCCACGGCCTCTCCATCGAACAGGTCCCCGTCTCCATGCGGCCCCGCGCCGGCGGCGTCGCCTCCCACAACCCGGCGAAGGCGGCCATCTACCTGGCGCGCGCCGGCATGGCGCTCGTGATCGCCCTCATCTGTCCCATCAGCCGACCCGTCAAGGCGGTCACCGCGTGA
- a CDS encoding DUF2304 domain-containing protein, with amino-acid sequence MNPTSYVFTLVAALLAVGVVIERLRRRRLRERHAVWWLVAGIVALVISVFPPLLSGAARFLGVQEPLNLAFFASIVVIFLVCVQFSAELTDLEDKVRRLAEESAMTDLRLRDLEQEARAARVDASPATPADRDQSAAGSEGRGSATSPASPAAPAPAASPERSANTQNL; translated from the coding sequence GTGAACCCCACCAGCTACGTCTTCACCCTCGTCGCGGCGCTCCTCGCCGTGGGCGTCGTGATCGAGCGCCTCCGTCGGCGCCGCCTCCGGGAGCGCCACGCCGTGTGGTGGCTGGTCGCGGGCATCGTGGCCCTCGTGATCAGCGTCTTCCCCCCGCTGCTCTCGGGCGCCGCCCGGTTCCTCGGCGTGCAGGAGCCGCTCAACCTCGCGTTCTTCGCGAGCATCGTCGTGATCTTCCTGGTCTGCGTGCAGTTCAGCGCCGAGCTCACCGACCTGGAGGACAAGGTCCGTCGCCTCGCGGAGGAGAGCGCCATGACCGACCTGCGTCTGCGCGACCTCGAGCAGGAGGCACGCGCCGCCCGCGTCGACGCATCGCCCGCGACGCCCGCCGACCGGGATCAGTCGGCGGCGGGATCCGAGGGGCGCGGGTCGGCCACGTCTCCGGCGTCGCCTGCCGCGCCGGCCCCCGCCGCGTCCCCCGAGCGGTCCGCGAACACCCAGAACCTGTAG
- a CDS encoding GtrA family protein: protein MSTGIPGRLARFRSGRLYGPFVYLAVGGVAFVVDLGLLIVGRDLLGWPLAAASATSFWAGLVVSYVMQRFLTFRDQRSDWHSVWKYGVLVAVNSLATVLIIELFDRIGLGYIVGKFVSTALTMLWNYAAYRFWVFADRSGDAAGAGAAGDAGDVADPRPSDPAAD, encoded by the coding sequence ATGAGCACCGGGATCCCCGGCCGCCTCGCGCGCTTCCGCTCCGGCCGCCTCTACGGGCCGTTCGTCTACCTCGCGGTGGGCGGCGTGGCCTTCGTCGTCGACCTCGGCCTGCTCATCGTCGGCCGCGACCTCCTCGGGTGGCCGCTGGCCGCCGCGAGCGCGACCTCGTTCTGGGCGGGCCTCGTCGTCAGCTACGTGATGCAGCGCTTCCTGACGTTCCGCGACCAGCGGTCGGACTGGCACAGCGTCTGGAAGTACGGGGTGCTCGTGGCGGTGAACTCGCTCGCGACCGTGCTGATCATCGAGCTGTTCGACCGCATCGGCCTCGGCTACATCGTCGGCAAGTTCGTGTCGACGGCGCTCACGATGCTCTGGAACTACGCCGCCTACAGGTTCTGGGTGTTCGCGGACCGCTCGGGGGACGCGGCGGGGGCCGGCGCGGCAGGCGACGCCGGAGACGTGGCCGACCCGCGCCCCTCGGATCCCGCCGCCGACTGA
- a CDS encoding DUF2142 domain-containing protein — MMRTPPHARAPRTDGRPGRASLLVFLAALIGIGVLSALWAVTTPLGASPDEPAHMNKAASVVRGQFLGDVTDDPQVRTVQVPAGVAYSDPSACARHDGDRTADCAPGFPAGDAADRIVSTETSAGLYDPVYYLLVGWPTLIWGGSTTAVFGMRLVSALLCTLLAAGALAYLARLPRPVLPVLATFAALTPMTHSLFGSVNPNAFEIAATAAFAAAYVSGLVRGGPVSWRTAAFLAVTGGLLVHARGLSPMWLGVVVVAGACLVGWPRAWAYLRRPQVLTAVGVVAVSTALAVVWILRTGSLAAVGVYERAGTSFGEGLVIMLERTVDYARDMVGNFGWLDTAIPSYAVFPYFVGWGVIVAAALMIPSAKGGRRAVVVALVGFVLLPALVQASSVTKSGFVWQGRYNLPAYLLLIMVAAVVAAPAFDRVPALVHRRILALVAVVHAAAAFVGLMTFLRRNSVGLSASWSDLLLRPRWSPPVVGVEPWILAIAAGSVVAGAALLLAVLAARRDAPAEAALDAGPRGLPGVGLPTAPDPGRGTVAASAEARADADPVPAPEALATTRTTADGTRDA, encoded by the coding sequence ATGATGCGAACGCCCCCGCACGCCCGCGCCCCGCGCACCGACGGCCGGCCGGGCAGGGCGTCGCTCCTCGTGTTCCTCGCGGCCCTCATCGGGATCGGCGTGCTCAGCGCCCTGTGGGCGGTCACGACGCCGCTCGGCGCGAGCCCGGACGAGCCGGCGCACATGAACAAGGCGGCCTCCGTGGTCCGGGGCCAGTTCCTCGGCGACGTGACCGACGACCCGCAGGTGCGCACGGTCCAGGTGCCCGCGGGCGTCGCGTACTCGGATCCCTCGGCGTGCGCCCGGCACGACGGCGACAGGACGGCCGACTGCGCGCCCGGCTTCCCCGCCGGCGACGCGGCCGACCGCATCGTCTCCACCGAGACGAGCGCCGGCCTCTACGACCCCGTCTACTACCTGCTCGTCGGCTGGCCGACGCTCATCTGGGGCGGCAGCACCACGGCCGTGTTCGGGATGCGCCTCGTGAGCGCGCTCCTCTGCACGCTGCTCGCGGCGGGAGCGCTGGCGTACCTCGCGCGCCTGCCGCGCCCCGTCCTCCCCGTGCTCGCCACCTTCGCGGCGCTCACGCCCATGACGCACTCGCTGTTCGGATCCGTGAACCCCAACGCCTTCGAGATCGCGGCGACCGCGGCGTTCGCGGCCGCCTACGTCTCGGGCCTCGTGCGCGGCGGGCCCGTGAGCTGGCGCACCGCGGCCTTCCTCGCGGTCACGGGCGGGCTGCTCGTGCACGCGCGCGGCCTCTCGCCCATGTGGCTCGGCGTCGTCGTGGTGGCGGGAGCCTGCCTCGTCGGGTGGCCCCGCGCCTGGGCGTACCTCCGCCGGCCCCAGGTGCTCACCGCGGTGGGCGTCGTGGCCGTGTCGACCGCGCTCGCCGTCGTCTGGATCCTGCGCACCGGCTCGCTCGCGGCCGTCGGCGTCTACGAGCGCGCGGGCACCAGCTTCGGCGAGGGCCTGGTGATCATGCTCGAGCGCACCGTCGACTACGCGCGCGACATGGTCGGGAACTTCGGCTGGCTCGACACGGCCATCCCGTCGTACGCGGTGTTCCCCTACTTCGTGGGCTGGGGCGTCATCGTCGCCGCGGCCCTCATGATCCCGTCCGCGAAGGGCGGGCGACGCGCGGTCGTCGTCGCCCTCGTCGGCTTCGTGCTCCTGCCGGCGCTCGTGCAGGCGTCGTCGGTGACGAAGTCCGGATTCGTGTGGCAGGGCCGCTACAACCTGCCCGCGTACCTGCTCCTGATCATGGTCGCGGCCGTCGTCGCCGCGCCCGCGTTCGACCGGGTCCCCGCCTTGGTGCACCGGCGGATCCTGGCGCTCGTCGCGGTCGTCCACGCCGCGGCCGCGTTCGTGGGCCTCATGACCTTCCTGCGCCGCAACTCCGTGGGCCTCAGCGCGTCGTGGTCCGACCTGCTGCTGCGGCCGCGGTGGTCGCCGCCCGTCGTGGGCGTCGAGCCGTGGATCCTCGCCATCGCCGCGGGGTCCGTGGTCGCGGGCGCCGCGCTGCTCCTCGCGGTGCTGGCCGCCCGACGCGACGCCCCGGCCGAGGCCGCGCTCGACGCCGGACCCCGCGGGCTCCCGGGCGTGGGCCTGCCGACCGCCCCCGACCCGGGCCGTGGCACCGTGGCCGCGTCCGCGGAGGCGCGCGCCGACGCCGATCCCGTCCCGGCGCCCGAGGCGCTCGCGACGACCCGCACGACCGCCGACGGGACGCGCGACGCATGA
- a CDS encoding MFS transporter — MTTTGTETASIPVAGAPAASPVRRESAAGLLVYALTLLVLVASGAAPSPLYPVYQEEWALPPVVLTIVFAVYVAGLLATLLTAGRLSDHIGRRPVILGALAVSTAAMLVFAFAHDGLALVVARILQGLAIGLATGALGAGMIDHQPTRRSGLAAFLNGVVPPAALTVGALGSGFLVAYGPAPEETVFVVLAALMVAAGVAVAFVPERQPRRAGALRSLIPSVAVPRAARSVFAAVVGGMIASWALGGMFLAFIGSVLGTTFGLHSAALTGAAIALFTGTGAITGIVIRTRDARRSLIVGVVALVLGPVGLVAAIWTASLPLFGVAAVIGGVGFGAGFQAGLRLVLAEAPVDQRASLLSSVYVASYLAFGVPSIVAGVFVEADGLPIVLTVYGAFVAASALVALVLQLTGRRTRRAERIADAIDAAAVS, encoded by the coding sequence ATGACGACCACCGGCACCGAGACCGCATCGATCCCCGTCGCGGGTGCGCCCGCCGCCTCGCCGGTCCGCCGCGAGTCGGCCGCCGGCCTCCTCGTCTACGCGCTGACGCTGCTCGTGCTCGTGGCCTCGGGCGCCGCGCCCTCGCCCCTCTACCCCGTGTACCAGGAGGAGTGGGCGCTGCCGCCCGTGGTCCTCACCATCGTGTTCGCCGTCTACGTCGCCGGGCTCCTCGCGACGCTGCTCACGGCCGGCCGGCTCTCCGACCACATCGGCCGCCGCCCCGTGATCCTCGGCGCCCTCGCCGTCTCCACCGCCGCGATGCTCGTGTTCGCCTTCGCGCACGACGGGCTCGCGCTCGTGGTCGCCCGCATCCTCCAGGGTCTCGCGATCGGGCTGGCGACCGGTGCGCTCGGCGCCGGGATGATCGACCACCAGCCCACCCGCCGCTCCGGGCTCGCCGCGTTCCTCAACGGCGTCGTGCCGCCCGCGGCGCTCACGGTCGGCGCGCTCGGCAGCGGCTTCCTCGTGGCCTACGGACCCGCGCCGGAAGAGACCGTGTTCGTCGTGCTCGCCGCGCTCATGGTCGCCGCGGGCGTCGCCGTCGCGTTCGTGCCCGAGCGCCAGCCGCGCCGGGCAGGAGCGCTCCGGTCGCTGATCCCGTCGGTCGCCGTGCCGCGCGCCGCTCGCTCCGTGTTCGCCGCGGTCGTCGGCGGCATGATCGCGAGCTGGGCGCTCGGCGGCATGTTCCTGGCCTTCATCGGATCCGTGCTCGGCACCACGTTCGGCCTGCACAGCGCCGCGCTCACGGGCGCCGCGATCGCCCTGTTCACCGGCACGGGCGCGATCACCGGCATCGTGATCCGCACCCGCGACGCCCGCCGCAGCCTCATCGTCGGCGTGGTCGCTCTCGTGCTCGGGCCGGTCGGCCTCGTCGCGGCGATCTGGACCGCGTCGCTCCCCCTCTTCGGCGTCGCCGCGGTGATCGGCGGCGTCGGCTTCGGCGCGGGCTTCCAGGCGGGCCTCCGGCTCGTGCTCGCGGAGGCGCCCGTCGATCAGCGCGCGAGCCTCCTCTCCTCCGTCTACGTGGCCAGCTACCTCGCCTTCGGCGTGCCGAGCATCGTCGCGGGCGTCTTCGTCGAGGCGGACGGGCTGCCGATCGTGCTCACGGTCTACGGCGCGTTCGTCGCGGCGAGCGCCCTCGTCGCCCTCGTGCTGCAGCTCACCGGGCGCCGCACGCGCCGGGCGGAGCGCATCGCCGACGCCATCGACGCCGCCGCCGTCTCCTGA